Below is a genomic region from Henckelia pumila isolate YLH828 chromosome 3, ASM3356847v2, whole genome shotgun sequence.
aattatactaATTAGTAATTTCGGTTTTAAAATAACGGTCCAAGCATGTATAGATCTTGGGTTTGAACTCGTGGGCATGTTAAAactttgttgttgttttgggtCAAATCAGGGACCAATTACCTTCTTTTTGGATTGGGTAGACCACTTCTCCAACCCATTGGAGCATAACTAGGAATTTGACTTGGTTGTTTTGATGAATTTATATTGGGTAAATTTCAAACCATAATTTATAATTTGTTCagtcaaatataaaaaaatggtTAAATGGACTCCATTGATctcaaagttgagattattattttataataattgatGTAATGTATAATTTGTTTGATCGCTGATATATAAAAAAGAGTAGCAGTATGGGTGTTTGAGAGCATGAGAATGCTGCTTTATATAATTTGTaccaatatttattaattatttttttgaaaataatatttattaattatgctGTTTTTTTGTCCATTTTCTTGCTTGCTGAAGTTCAGTCAAAAATAACTGCGGCCaactttaataaataatttgtgTTTTTGGACTGCAAAATTCTAGATCAAACGTTTACCCGAAAGGCGAAAACAACCGCATGTTGAAACCTTCATCCATTTCTTAACAAAACAAGTAGCGTAAAATCAAATGATAATTCTCCGATACCATTTAACACTATTTGTAGAGTGCataatttattgaaaaaataatgaGATTCATGATAATATACTATACATTTTTCAATTTTATAATTGGGAAAAATAGAGGGGAtttcaataatattttaaaatcacaattattatttttattattgattgGATTTTTTTACCACTTAATTAGACTTCTAATTGGAATTTGGAAGGCGAATTTCATGTACTCGGCGTGGTAATGAGTCTCCAATGGATTCCTTTAATTGCTACTTAACCAAAACAAATAGCCAATGCCTAATATTGGCATAGAGGAAAATTGagtgatatatatattaattattataccTAAGATAAGATTAATTAATACCAAAACATTACTTACTTATTAGGCAATGAAATACAAAGTCGTGCAACCGCAGGAGTATATCAATTAATGCCAAATATTTATAAGTCATAGTGAATGATATCTGGTTGCGGTAATAACTGTAAAGTTGTgttcataaataataaatataatacataaatacACCAAAAACATTATGTTATATCAATAACAAACTATATAAACCAAAAACATTATGTCAACAAATGTTCGAAATCATTATATAAATACTAAATTCGTCTAGTTGTTTtatatgtaaaaatatttaaaatctgtGTAATTTCTCGGTCGTTGGTCATTGATTTGTCAATTAACAACATAGATAATAACTTATAACTTATTTTGTTATGTGACATTGTTGATTAAAGACATTTCTTGATTAACTTTAAACTTAAAGAAGCTATCTTCTCATGATCATATTGTTAAAGACTCGttctttaattttcaaatttaacaAAATCCCATGCATAAACCTCTTGATATTATTTAAAACTTTCAAATCAAACGTGAAGTGAAGATCGGACttgattaattattaattcaaattggtcttatttttatttaatattgtgctatgtcatttatttatttatttattgcgaATGGACCAGGaccacccaaaaaaaaaaaaaaacacacacacacacacgcatattattaaaaaaaaaaatcgtgcCTCTTCTAGGACCCTAGGCAGCGGCCTCCCTATATACACATTTGGTTATAAATATTAGGTTACATCATGtgctttaaaattataaaattatccatTCTTTTTATTTGGAAAAACTCGTTCAAATATGCAATTAGGAtagttatataatttaaatgcAATATTTAATCCAACGTGAATCACATAATTGTGTTTACATAATGAGACGATATTACATGTGTATAAATCATACTAGGACTGTtaaaatgattttgaagaaCGAGGAATAATGATGTATATACATACAAATAATAACATGTTTACTTTGAgttattaattttgaaattgaaataatGATTGATGGATGAATTACAGTTTTACCCTtcattattataaataatcttatatttaattttgtattcATATAATTTGAATTGGATTATTTGTTGAATATTGTAATTTATTCTTGATTCAAATGTGATTCATTTTCACTTATCAAAATTATTGGGTATAaaattatgtattttttaaaaatagataaaattgataaactaaattatttatataaaaaaaaaaagaaattgggAGGAAAACAAAGGAATTAATTAAATGAGAGTATATTAGGATTtctgtgaaatttttttaacaaatattGTTCAGATATGTTATATCTAATGGCTAATGTAATTAAGGATGAAAAATATCATTAAATCAAGGTATAAATATTACGGGCTTGAGATTTgtgaaaaattgattttttttttttaagtaaacaatggattaaattaattaataaggtAATCCTATGGTCGCAAGTCAAGTAAACACACCATAGTGTACGTGTATCATCATCATCCTTTTGTTTGTAGGAAGATATAAGTTCGTTTATCGTACGTACTTGATAACATGGACTTGTAAATCTAGCTTACTGTCAATTACAATATACTGCTCTACATACAAATATGCAGTACTATAACTTATGATCAGTTTGTAACTCGCACGTTAAACAAAAGTTTTAGCTGGCCTGGTTACTTCCGCGCTGGAGGATATATGAGCTTGGAAGAAGATATGGAAGCGAAGAAATGGAGCGGGACATGGGCCGATTTCGTCGTAGAAACTAAGAAAGCTTGTCACGTAGCAGCACCTATGGCGATGGTGACAATTTCGCAATACTTGTTGCAAGTTGTGACCATAATAATGGTGGGACGACTCGGCCAGCTCGAGTTATCTAGCGTTGCCATTGCCACTTCAGTAGCCAATGTCACGGGATTCAGTCTTCTGGTAAATACCCTTTTGCTGACGAgcattttcttgaaaatatgtTTCATTAATTTTGGTGATAATCTCAAACGTATTATGTATCAGTCGGGATTGGTTGGCGGGCTGGAAACTCTTTGTGGGCAAGCTTATGGAGCAAAGCAATACCACAAGATCGGTATCTATACTTACGCTGCAATATTTTCACTGATTCTTGTTTGTGCACCGATCTGTCTTGTGTGGATTTTCATGGATAAAATACTTGTCTTGATGAGACAAGATCATTCTATCTCTTTGGAAGCGCGAAAATACGCTATTTGGCTCATTCCCGCGTTGATCGGAGCTGCGATTTCCAAGCCTCTTGTGAGATATTTGCAGACTCAGAGCTTGATTTTTCCGATGGTCGTAAGTTCCTTCGCTGTCCTCTGTTCCCACGTGCCCGCGAGCTGGGTTTTTATATATAAGTTTGAACTAGGAAGCATTGGTGCAGCTATGGCCTTTTGTGTTTCGAATTGGTTGTATGTGCTTATGCTTGCAATATACATCAAATTTTCGGGTTCATGCAAAAACACGCGTTTGACGTTCACAACTGAGGCTTTTTATGTCATGGGAGAGTTCTTTCGTTTGGCGATCCCTTCTGCAGTGATGGTTTGGTATTTTCATCTTCTCTTCTTGATAAAATTTCTTCTGTTTTTGAAATTTGTTATCAACTATGGTTCAATGTCTTTATATATAGCTTGAAATGGTGGGCACTGGAAGTGCTTGTTTTGCTGTCTGGTCTATTACCGAATCCGACACTTGAAACATCAGTATTATCAATATGGTATATATGGACTATGTATACATTCAAAGCTGTTAATTAATTCTACTTACAAGAAGTAATTTTACTAAGATCTTGGAGTGTGTTTATTTTTATCAGCCTAACAATTTCGACGTTGCACTTCACCATTCCATATGGATTTGGAGTTGCAGCAAGGTCTGCTTCCATCCTCTCTCTGTATATATTCTACATATAACTTCTAATACATACCGTGCTAAAACACATCTAGTTATATTTCAGCACTCGGGTTTCAAACGAATTAGGTGCTGGGAACCCACATAATGCTCGAGTTGCAGTTTGGGCCGTCATGTTTCTTGCTGTCACCGAGACGATAGCAGTAACGATAGCTCTATTCTGTAGCCGGCATGTCCTTGGCCAAGCGTTTAGCAAAGAGAAACATGTAGTGCGCTACATTTCTGTCATGACTCCTTTGATTTGTCTGTCTATTGTCACAGATAGCTTACAAGCAGTCGTCTCGGGTTAGTCTAGTGTGGTTTTTGTATGATTTTTGGCTAAATCTGCCACCGGTGCTCATTCAGATCTTCAAAGGGATGGAAATGCATGCAGAAAGAAGAAATTTTGGCCTAAAAGTTTACAGGTATTTGACTATTTTTTTGTTCCTTTTTGTGCATCAGGAGTTGCTAGAGGGAGTGGGTGGCAACACATTGGTGCTTATGTGAACTTGGGGGCATTCTATCTGGTTGGAATTCCATCGGCCGTGGTTTTGGGTTTTGTGGTTCATTTAAAAGCAAAGGGGCTTTGGATCGGAATAGTGATCGGTTCTGTGCTACAATCCACCATTCTATCCTTTGTCACAGCTTTCACCAATTGGCAAAAACAGGTCCAATTTCTTTCCATGTTAACATCAATTTTCGTTGAATTATCTAATCTTATACTTAGATGGATAGATTTCAaattcattctttttttttttttgaggtaGAAATTCATTCTTATTTACATGAATAAAATTGAAGTTttcaagaatatatatatattattatattaacatTGATTTTTCCAGGCCACAAAAGCCGAGGAAAGGGTATCCATCCAGAGGGAGAGAAATAGCAATTGAGTAATGGTAGATGCATGTATGCATAAACCTTCtactttgttttatattatcTGTATTTTATATTGAATAATTAATTGACCAACTGAAATATGATATAAGATTTAAAGTTTGTATCCTTGTCAAGACATAGTATTGAGTTATTTAAGACCTGATTCAATGTTTTGTTCTTTTATCGATCAAATCCATTAGCTATCTATATTCATTTCAACTTTATAAAATGATTTTCGCTATTTATCAGTTTTCACTAACTCGTAGGTAGTGTTCTAGAGAATTTCTAGAAAGTTTTTCTCAgctttttcttaaaattttattgaattttttttttttaaaaaaaaaactatgaaGTGCTTCTTAAAAGCTCTCTAAAACACTATCTTAATTTCTCTATGAATACAGTTCACTCCTTCGTAATTAAACATGTTTGATGTAACTGTAAGTAAGGCAGGAGGTATGCTGAAAATGTGTTTTGCTGGTGCCAAATTCAAAactttcaaaaaatttaattgaacTAATAAAATTCGTATATACACACACCATCACCATCTTAATAAATAATCAAGCTCAAATTTTTCAATAATTCATGCACGCTAATTTCAagtatataaataatttatattacatctaaaaataaatttatattttttatatttttaaatcgaACCAATCAGCTGTGAAGGAAGTGGCGCTTGATTTGAAAGCTCTGTATGATGGTAGCTGATGTACTTCAATGGTACGAGGAAGCAGCCATTGCAAGCAACAAGGACTCGGCTATCTGCAAGAATGCTACACCCTTTGTTGATTGGTTGAAACCTTGAAAAGTTTGATTGTTTCGTCTCCTAGGATTACATCTGCTTTtagttatttgatttttaagtgCAAGTATAAATTTTAGAGGCTGTTTTTCATATGGATTTAGATCCTAAATCGATCTGAATCCATATGAAAAAGCTCGTTCGGGGTTTACTTCCAACATCCACAATAATAAGATCAGTAAAGGCGAGACATTAAACAGGAGCTAAGAACAACCCTTCTTCATTCCATTAAATACTAGCATACGTAGACACAAATATTATTGTCGTAGAAAACAGAGCTCAAGCATAAGGAAGCAACATCTTGAAGTAAACTATGGCGCACATTGCAAGTGAGAAGATAGCAAAAACATGTTGCCAAAAGAGTAGAGCCGAAGCTTCTTTTACCGCGTAACCCCTCAGGCTAGCCACTGCTCCCAACAAGATGGCACTCGGTGTCGAGTACTGCAACAGAACCACAAACCGAAACATCATATCCCCATGGATCAAAAAATTTAGTCTATCTGCCGAAAGAACAACCCCAACGCCTACTAAGGGGAGAACCAAGAGTCTTGCAACGATGATACCAACTGTCGTTCGAACTCCTAGTCTTGATTCGTTGGGACCCTCAGCAAGCATTCCTCCAAGAATGAGCATTACCGAAGGTACCATTGCTCCAGCCAATATTTCTAAACTGTCTGTGATGAATGCAAGTGGCGCATTTTCGCCATAGACAATAGATTTGATAGGCGGAATCATACCAATCAGGAAAGCCAACAAAGTGGCGAATGTCGGGGGCTGAAGAATGTGAGAGATTGGAGTTTTCTCAGCAACAATTCGCATTTTTCTAACCATTCGTGGCGTGGCTAAGCATCTGAGAGATTTTGGACTCGTGGGACGTGAACATGCTTCGTCGGATGATTCAGGATCCGGAATAGAAATTTGAGAAATGCTCGACGCACTCCCAAATATTCGTGCTATTAATGGAGTTTTACAGTTCTCGGTTTCTCTATCTTCCATTCCAGGCCATTCGGCTTCTACAAAGAGTGGCCGGCTAAGATCGTTTGTTGATAACTGTTCCTGAATTTCAGCATCATCGTCAACAAGCTCGTAGTATTCTATCGGTGGCTCCATCATGTGGTAAACCAGAGTATAAACAAGAAGAACAGCAACCCATTGAGCAAAAGATACATAAGCTGTCCCATTCGAGTGACAATCAGGACCAAACAGATTATTGGTGTTACGGCAGATGGACCCAACAATAGCAAGAGGGAGGTTGCCCGTGTTTCCAAATGCCGTCATGATGACCGTAAATCTCACGTATTCTGGAGGAGGCCGGCATATCTTTGCCACTATGAAGCCCAAAACACAGCCAATAGCAGTACTAAGAAGAACATTAACAGGTATGAACCACCATAGAAGGAAATTCTTGACAGTTATAGCTTCCCCGAGATGATTGAAGATCACACAAGGCAAGAACAATGCAAACACGAGTTTGCTTAGAAGCTTGAAAGTTGCCTTGGGAACTAGTTGAGTTTTCGGGTGAGCAAGAATCAACCCAAACAAAGTGAGACAGATGAGTTTCAACAACGGAAGAATAGCGTGTATAAGATCCTCTCTGGTGGAGCGCATGCCATTCTGACTTTGGGCAAAAACAGATTCCATCTCAGCCTCCAAAACCCAAATttatagaaaaaaaaagaaacgaaCCCCACAATTTATACAAATTACCTCCGAAAACCCAGAAAATTCAAACCCTAAATCGACAATGGGAATTCAGAAAAAATCGATCTTGAAACTTCTATATGGGGAGATCAGAAGATTCAGAGGAAACAAACCCTAGGCAACTCCTATGATCATAGGATTCTTCAACCGAAGCAGAGATTTTGATGTTAGGGTAGGGATTTGGATTTTGGAAGAAGAAAAAGGGTGGGGTCCAATCAGCCAAAAACAGCCACTTGTTTGTCCAGTTTTTTAGCTGACGGTTGGGGCATCGTTTCAATTATATTTTAACACGTGTACACATGTTTTTGTTGTACAATTATTAACTTGGCTTTTTAGAATAAAAACAATTGTTTTTGTACCCAAATCATGTCATACCACGTTATGTATTTTCTAGAAAAAAAATGGACATATATCTCCTAGGGTACACTTTAATTTACATCACTTATAATTTATCTCATTAAATACAAAATtacttataataaaaaattaatatctcGTTAGccaacaaaaattttttaattaataagaaAATGTGTACATCAAGGTTTATAGTAAGAGAGTACTTGCAAAAGATTATATTTTTGTATAAGTGATtatatttatagattataaaaaagttaaaaaaaaatcaaaaattggtAATATTTAGACACAAATGTGAAATATAAAAAccaaagttgggtagtgtttgataaataagttattacagtaatTTTAACATTGACCTTTtcattagaatcacttttggagaatcataatcaccatatgactaacttttgaatttcaattaatttaagCATAAACTAACACAtaatttggttttatttttggttAGTGGGTGAGTTTGTTATGACTGGGTATCAGCTCTAGATAGATATGTCAAAATGGACCAGCAGGACGGGCCAGCCCACAACCCTtcgcaacccaccattaggcggggtGAGACGAACCGGCTCACATTTTAGGCGGGTTGGTAAAACACCAACCTAACCCACCTATTTTAAGTGACGGAACGGGTCAACCCAACGGGCCTATGTGCAATTTGGTGGATTttggcgggccaacccgcaacccaccccAACCCAACATTAGGTGGGGCGGGGCAGGCCGGCCCACCTCTAGGAGGGTTGGTAAAATGACAACCCAACTCATCTATTTTGTATGGCGGGACGGGCCAACCCtagccattttgacacctctagcTCTAGACTTCGTTTCAAAATTAAGAACTTTGATATCGATTAGATATGTAAAAGAACGAAATGAAATTAACtatatgaaaaaattttaaagttgaATCAGACATACTTAATATCGAGTTCGATTAAAAGcttgatattttaatatttttttgctcAAATTCGATTCGAATCAAAGCTCAAATTTGATGATAAATATTCAAACATGTTTGCAAGTTACTTGAAAATAAAgctcaaaatatatttatttaatatacgTTATAttagtgaaaataaaaattaaaattcaaaaaatatcgaacaaaataatttgTGTTCGAGGTCAACTCGAAGGAAAAAAAAGTTTAATTGAACATTTTTAATAGACGCACacatgtatgtatatgtatgtatcttTTTATAcacattatttatttaattaatttttactttaaaataattttaatataattttgttGAATTATGATAGCGGGAATAAGATGATAGAATGAAGCGAATTAtgacttcaaaaaaaaatgaagcGAATTATTGGTATAAAGTTGTTACTTTGTTGATAATGACTGACTTAAGATaaaatatttagttatttattctaATTATATCTATTTACTTATTTTtacctttatttttatttttaattagtgTTCTCCTAAAAATTTAGTAAATATCCATAACTTCATTGACgcaattcaaattttaaaaaatatgccTATAGGTAGACAATAAGATATTTAGATAAGGTATATATAGCATATCATTATATGAGTATAAAGATGAGGATAAAAGATAAATATCCAATGATGTAAAACGAGAAAGAAAATGGATATAATAAATTAGACGGAcacaaaaaatatgaaaatattgtcGGATtccaacttaaaataaaaaataaaaaaacatttcgttacaaatttacaatattaatcTAGATTAAAAAAAACGAAGTAATTGTCAAATTACATACGAAATCTAAGCTAAGACTCAAAACATACTTATTTCGTGaacaaaaaaattacaaaaaataaattataaatctacttaaataaattcgaaAAACTAACTCCAATCAACAAAAATTAACATAAAATTAGCTTGTGGCAAGACCTCGACCTTAGCTATCGAGCCAAAGGCGAAGGCCTCGTCGGCTAAAAGATTAGGTTGAAATACAAGCGGTGAAGAAGCCGTTTAAAACTAAAACACAATATTAACCTCATCCCTAATCCATTATTCCTTCAATCCAATCCCCCATTTTTCAATCCCTGGGCAATAAGGCAATTGTGGAATTGGGGGCAATAATAGCAAGGAAGATGGCAGGGATCAACAACAGTAATGAGCCCAATACTGCGCCGCAAGCCGATCGATGGTACAATCTGACCCTGGGCTCCTCCTTGAAGGATCCTCATCACTCCTCAAAGTTCTGCACTCTTCGCTGTATGTGTTTACTGGCTTGATTCAACCATATATATTGATGATGTGTTATCCCTTTATTCAAGTTTCTTCTTTTAATTTACATTGTGCTTTTGCTGATATGTTTGATTGTGGTTGGGAGAAAATTATTCCCTGTTGGTTCTGCTTTTGTATTGAGGTTCCTTGCTGAATACTGAGTTCTCTcttttcttgc
It encodes:
- the LOC140889012 gene encoding protein DETOXIFICATION 12-like, whose translation is MSLEEDMEAKKWSGTWADFVVETKKACHVAAPMAMVTISQYLLQVVTIIMVGRLGQLELSSVAIATSVANVTGFSLLSGLVGGLETLCGQAYGAKQYHKIGIYTYAAIFSLILVCAPICLVWIFMDKILVLMRQDHSISLEARKYAIWLIPALIGAAISKPLVRYLQTQSLIFPMVVSSFAVLCSHVPASWVFIYKFELGSIGAAMAFCVSNWLYVLMLAIYIKFSGSCKNTRLTFTTEAFYVMGEFFRLAIPSAVMVCLKWWALEVLVLLSGLLPNPTLETSVLSICLTISTLHFTIPYGFGVAASTRVSNELGAGNPHNARVAVWAVMFLAVTETIAVTIALFCSRHVLGQAFSKEKHVVRYISVMTPLICLSIVTDSLQAVVSGVARGSGWQHIGAYVNLGAFYLVGIPSAVVLGFVVHLKAKGLWIGIVIGSVLQSTILSFVTAFTNWQKQATKAEERVSIQRERNSN
- the LOC140889013 gene encoding protein PIN-LIKES 2, which gives rise to MESVFAQSQNGMRSTREDLIHAILPLLKLICLTLFGLILAHPKTQLVPKATFKLLSKLVFALFLPCVIFNHLGEAITVKNFLLWWFIPVNVLLSTAIGCVLGFIVAKICRPPPEYVRFTVIMTAFGNTGNLPLAIVGSICRNTNNLFGPDCHSNGTAYVSFAQWVAVLLVYTLVYHMMEPPIEYYELVDDDAEIQEQLSTNDLSRPLFVEAEWPGMEDRETENCKTPLIARIFGSASSISQISIPDPESSDEACSRPTSPKSLRCLATPRMVRKMRIVAEKTPISHILQPPTFATLLAFLIGMIPPIKSIVYGENAPLAFITDSLEILAGAMVPSVMLILGGMLAEGPNESRLGVRTTVGIIVARLLVLPLVGVGVVLSADRLNFLIHGDMMFRFVVLLQYSTPSAILLGAVASLRGYAVKEASALLFWQHVFAIFSLAMCAIVYFKMLLPYA